The proteins below come from a single Xiphophorus couchianus chromosome 20, X_couchianus-1.0, whole genome shotgun sequence genomic window:
- the LOC114136006 gene encoding death-inducer obliterator 1 isoform X1 produces MPVEATTDSPESRCPVRRSGRQPKRTDKLEEFLMTTKRGSRKSAPPSIESGDPPSQTPTDAETASEASFDGNAESRSAEDKAESPERRTRSSTRKQAQKKTQGGRQTRSSGRAAVQDEGSSENEEDSKDEGQSQDNSEETKDAKPEPCAKTTEGAEKKVTEETNEPEGETEKETDDEDADTPAVMTRRPVRTYVNKKKIAKKSPTPAKAPAALSRNMAPMKKETKPTAAGKMSKHETTEDEDDDDDDESFTSSSSSTSSDEESDDGGYDPNALYCICRQKHNKRFVQFMICCDRCEEWFHGDCVGITEARGRLMERNGEDYICPNCTAKKNQVVRPAMAVLPTSAEANKPRADFASQVTASASSVSAEKLSAGGAGLSPSAFQGLAAFSTATGTEDQGIKGRIEKATNPSGKKKIKIFQPAIHQPAEPKADQKASSAVEPKVPSAAEQKAPPEPEQRVETTVEVNTTPAEEAAKQRAEDDSSLPKCIGPGCESIAQPDSVYCGDDCILKHAAAAMKSITDIKEPKQKDKSMPQKNKSTAKKGGAGGKAQKKTQRASDSDEDFSPDLDEDDEDEYAEEQRPPPSTASWSSDHNYIAVTPEKTTPISPTVLNKKSPPKEEKTEKERSLSPEKSTRISSNLRKGKKKSPPQKSTAVSSKSKKSSPQASSSKVSKKQATTPAKTTEKSKKPGQASAHNPSPFPAGPIHVTGALRVTKSNFTIPKKQPQQKDSPSQSQPDSSSSSSSRVPSSPVSSTSSSRSSSSRHSHPPGSSSHSSPVRPPANNQMRQNIRRSLTDILFKRVSDSDDLKMTESEVGKLAYAIEKEMFNLCLSTDSKYKNKYRTLMFNLKDPKNKGLFYRVIGGQVTPFRLVRLSAEELLSKEISEWRKFESSEGHSRGRSGHSRHGSRHDTGSHSVDMDDAPPSDADVCISATAPSSRLGSAADQDEACSTPSATAQPSADGNTGSNMVDVFSSMLKDTTSEHKTHLFDLNCKICTGQKTEDELASKKARVSSKPDVKPPRHESRSSRSGDSPSVNAAAYPPLDPLSSHPPVAPPYHSNAGPVVPETPPQLYQEDPNTMVPPAPTLPLVTPAVSSVSISRRDPRMARHGSAASVVPPAIEKPASNAAEPVLAPITASVAAPMDSGVKVPLPLPLPLPPAPPPLVATSKSTKKSSAEPPPEGETAIFLYGQETIWKGFVNMQSVAKFVTKAYLVSGSFEHLKEDLPDTIHIGGRISPNTVWDYVGKLKTSLSKELCLIRFQPATEEEEVAYVSLFSYFSSRKKFGVVANNNRRIKDLYLIPLGSKDPLPSRLLPFDGPGLEPARPNLLLGLLICQKDRKRVGAPLEMDDKRSKIQTKDADETGLPKPAPAVKAERSARQSLEIPFSTTPPGSPPSNSSETPSSSTANTAVSVLSLLSAVNAPVTSATLGKDSTSGSSASAATPLQTILNTIFRNKKLDSDASNSPSDQTRELPATATMLDPIVQQFTQNPKETLEEEDEDDRPYDPEEEYDPSLVFNVTKKAADEIIKPEVCKSTEVEAAETDDVEYDPEDDSIFDDVKTVIPAQTKPVAENVPDAKMILENLRRIGDQALQKQAEQQTLSTETAAAALLLPDTLASSHLLQLGKKVEELVKSSTVAPLINQRRDPRQSRDPRQSVGEQKQSEPEQKEELSSPPPLTEPSPTSAPLAQEQSPPKVEVHADAPQGPETSLAQEEEKSETALPFMDSDNEEVSIPLLGEEVEHNMEVSYMTDRKRKRDEDDKEETEVDKYSIWPNAASILKAGDDLKYEENSQDVPSSRYRRESADISTVTSAIPVLTQNTVADAHSHHMPHHMASFNNEYRPPVDVPPQSSFVPPHPMQGQNLIMRPPPQSMLQPMQGPPLMSGPPSMQGPPPAIHVPPSVHGPPPRQVDGSQQYGPTPTSYPPYQNQNQWPNNQHQQQQPPPRPPIQNILPPRGPPLQFPPVSQRAPPPQIFDPSMTPQHIGLQGPPPNIHPPPNFEGQNNLLPPRFSSPIPPFNFPANRGPPPSFTGPPPSAHFDTRHPPPALFPGPRGPPPNQHYNKDTSSNSFNPSLDQNPNPPQYYKENLGPPAPSAYRGPPPDQYEDRRGLPPSTELSGQLFQPHNQYGGSRPPPSSPLERRSFDEPRGLPAPENRPHLSQISERYRFDWHSDDPRPVRHGMPLLPPSVDGLHGPPSRHGGQSPDLPREDHWRRLSPEMRRRSSATHDDLEPRSGERGERLSRFDIPHRELSSGSSQSLEERQRELSEDHRREREKESPHGGRPPWDRGIGKRWSREQEWDRGREREREPERGREGDRSRGRDSEKTRDAEGERHRDQDSEKRRERDKEKERERDRDKDKDRPRESDRKDYDRDRARNRDRERERDRRRDRSRSRDRDRGKDRGREREREKQRDRERDRDRERERDRDRDRDQDKRSKEKKEDKRESKRDSSKEKTKSTDNDKHSS; encoded by the exons ATGCCAGTGGAGGCAACAACAGACAGTCCTGAGAGCCGCTGTCCGGTGCGGCGCAGCGGACGGCAGCCCAAACGAACGGACAAATTGGAGGAGTTCCTCATGACGACAAAGCGGGGCTCTAGGAAAAGCGCCCCTCCGAGCATTGAAAGCGGAGATCCTCCTTCCCAAACGCCAACGGACGCCGAAACGGCGTCCGAAGCCAGTTTTGATGGGAACGCTGAGTCCAGGTCGGCGGAGGACAAAGCGGAGTCTCCGGAGAGGAGGACAAGAAGCAGCACCAGGAAGCAGGCGCAGAAGAAAACCCAAGGAGGCCGGCAGACGAGATCCTCAGGGAGAGCTGCGGTCCAGGACGAGGGGAGCTCTGAGAACGAGGAAGACAGTAAAGATGAAGGTCAGTCACAAGATAACAGCGAGGAGACGAAAGATGCAAAACCCGAACCTTGCGCTAAGACAACAGAGGGTGCCGAGAAGAAGGTTACCGAGGAGACGAATGAACCTGAAGGTGAAACAGAAAAGGAGACCGATGACGAGGACgcagacacacctgcagtaaTGACTCGCAGACCAGTCCGGACTTACGTCAATAAGAAGAAGATAGCTAAGAAGAGCCCCACACCGGCTAAAGCTCCTGCAGCTCTAAGCAGAAACATGGCTCCTAtgaagaaggaaacaaaaccCACAGCAGCCGGGAAGATGAGCAAGCATGAGACGACGGAAGATGAAGATGACGACGACGATGATGAGTCCTTTACTTCTTCGTCTTCATCTACGTCTTCAGATGAGGAGTCTGACGATGGAGGCTATGACCCCAACGCTCTATACTGTATCTGTCggcagaaacacaacaaacgGTTTGTTCA GTTTATGATCTGCTGCGACCGCTGCGAGGAATGGTTCCACGGCGACTGCGTTGGCATCACCGAGGCCCGCGGGCGTCTGATGGAGAGGAACGGAGAAGACTACATCTGCCCCAACTGCACCGCGAAGAAGAACCAGGTGGTCCGGCCCGCCATGGCCGTTCTCCCCACGAGCGCAGAGGCGAACAAACCCAGAGCAGACTTTGCTTCTCAGGTTACCGCCTCAGCTTCCTCCGTATCTGCTGAGAAACTCTCAGCCGGCGGGGCGGGGCTAAGTCCATCAGCTTTTCAAGGGCTGGCTGCGTTTTCCACAGCGACCGGGACGGAAGATCAGGGCATCAAAGGCAGGATAGAGAAAGCGACTAATCCATCTGGGAAGAAGAAGATAAAGATCTTCCAGCCG GCTATTCATCAGCCAGCCGAGCCCAAAGCAGACCAAAAGGCGTCGTCGGCTGTTGAGCCGAAGGTTCCGTcggcagcagagcagaaagcCCCACCTGAACCAGAGCAGAGGGTGGAGACGACGGTCGAGGTGAACACCACGCCGGCCGAGGAGGCGGCCAAGCAGAGGGCGGAGGATGACTCCTCCCTGCCTAAATGCATCGGTCCCGGCTGCGAGAGCATCGCCCAGCCGGACTCCGTGTACTGTGGCGACGACTGCATCTTGAAGCACGCCGCTGCAGCCATGAAGTCCATCACTGACATCAAAGAGCCCAAACAGAAGGACAAGAGCATGCCTCAGAAAAACAAGTCCACAGCAAAG AAGGGTGGAGCCGGCGGGAAGGCACAGAAGAAGACCCAGAGGGCGTCGGACAGCGACGAAGACTTCAGCCCCGACCTGGACGAGGACGACGAAGACGAATACGCCGAGGAACAGCGGCCTCCGCCGTCCACTGCCTCCTGGTCCAGTGACCATAATTACATTGCAGTAACACCAGAAAAGACTACACCCATATCACCAACAGTGTTAAACAAAAAGT CTCCTCCCAAAGAAGAAAAGACTGAGAAGGAACGGAGCCTGTCGCCTGAGAAATCCACCAGAATATCCTCAAATCTACGCAAAGGAAAGAAGAAGTCCCCTCCACAAAAATCCACTGCGGTTTCATCGAAGAGCAAGAAGTCTTCTCCGCAAGCTAGCAGCTCCAAGGTCTCCAAGAAACAGGCGACCACCCCAGCTAAAACCACAGAGAAGTCCAAGAAACCCGGCCAGGCGTCGGCCCACAACCCATCTCCATTCCCCGCAGGTCCAATTCACGTCACAGGGGCCCTCAGAGTCACAAAGTCCAACTTCACCATTCCTAAGAAGCAACCTCAACAGAAAGACTCCCCTTCCCAGAGTCAGCCagactcctcttcctcttcttcctcccgAGTCCCATCCTCTCCAGTATCTTCAACTTCATCCAGCCGCTCCTCGTCTTCCAGGCATTCCCATCCACCTGGATCATCCTCCCACTCGTCCCCCGTGAGACCACCAGCCAACAACCAGATGAGGCAGAACATCCGGCGCTCACTCACTGACATTCTCTTCAAAAG GGTGAGTGACAGCGATGAtctgaaaatgacagaaagtGAGGTGGGGAAACTTGCATACGCTATCGAGAAGGAGATGTTTAACCTCTGCCTGAGTACTGACAGCAAATACAAGAACAAATACAGGACCCTGATGTTCAACCTGAAGGACCCTAAAAACAAA GGTTTGTTCTACAGGGTGATTGGTGGACAAGTTACTCCCTTCAGACTGGTGAGACTAAGTGCGGAAGAGCTGCTCTCCAAAGAAATATCCGAGTGGAGAAAGTTTGAAAGTTCAGAG GGTCACTCTCGGGGTCGTTCGGGGCATTCCAGACATGGAAGCAGGCACGACACGGGCTCCCACAGCGTAGACATGGACGATGCTCCCCCATCCGACGCAGATGTATGTATTTCTGCTACTGCGCCGTCTTCTCGCTTGGGTTCTGCGGCA GACCAAGACGAGGCTTGCTCAACTCCCTCAGCAACCGCCCAGCCCTCTGCTGACGGCAACACTGGCAGCAACATGGTGGATGTTTTCAGCAGCATGCTTAAAGACACCACTTCTGAACACAAGACTCATCTGTTTGACCTCAACTGTAAAATATGCACAG GACAAAAGACAGAAGATGAACTTGCATCCAAAAAGGCCAGAGTCTCCAGTAAGCCTGACGTCAAACCACCCAGACACGAGTCAAGGTCATCCAGGTCTGGGGATTCACCTTCTGTCAATGCCGCGGCCTACCCTCCCCTAGATCCCTTATCGTCCCATCCGCCGGTTGCTCCACCCTACCACTCCAACGCGGGACCAGTTGTTCCAGAAACTCCGCCGCAGCTCTACCAGGAGGATCCGAACACGATGGTGCCTCCCGCTCCAACCCTTCCACTCGTCACCCCCGCCGTCTCTTCCGTCAGCATCTCTCGGAGAGACCCTCGCATGGCCCGCCACGGCTCTGCCGCGAGCGTCGTGCCACCGGCCATCGAAAAACCCGCCAGTAACGCAGCAGAACCTGTCCTGGCTCCTATCACAGCTTCGGTTGCTGCTCCGATGGACTCTGGAGTTAAAGTACCACTACCACTACCACTTCCACTGCCACCAGCGCCGCCTCCACTAGTGGCTACGTCCAAATCTACGAAAAAAAG CTCAGCTGAACCTCCTCCTGAGGGGGAAACGGCGATCTTCTTGTACGGTCAGGAGACGATATGGAAAGGATTTGTTAATATGCAGTCAGTTGCTAAGTTTGTGACCAAAGCTTATCTGGTGTCAGGCTCCTTTGAACACCTGAAAGAG GATTTACCTGACACCATCCACATCGGAGGCAGGATATCTCCCAACACCGTATGGGACTATGTTGGGAAGCTGAAAACGTCGCTCTCCAAG gagcTGTGTCTGATCCGTTTCCAGCCAGccacagaggaagaagaggtAGCATATGTGTCTCTCTTCTCTTActtcagcagcagaaagaaattTGGCGTGGTAGCTAACAACAACCGGCGCATCAAAGACCTCTATCTCATCCCACTCGGCTCAAAAGACCCTTTACCCTCTAGGCTATTACCGTTTGACGGGCCAG GACTTGAACCAGCTCGCCCCAACCTCCTCCTGGGATTGCTGATCTGCCAGAAGGACCGAAAGCGAGTTGGTGCGCCGCTTGAAATGGATGACAAACGGTCCAAAATTCAAACCAAAGATGCAGATGAAACCGGACTCCCAAAACCCGCTCCCGCAGTCAAGGCAGAGAGAAGCGCACGGCAGAGTCTTGAAATCCCCTTCAGCACGACTCCGCCAGGTTCACCTCCATCTAACTCTTCTGAGACTCCCAGCAGCAGCACCGCAAACACCGCTGTCTCAGTCCTTTCCTTGTTATCGGCTGTCAATGCTCCAGTCACATCCGCTACCCTTGGCAAGGATTCCACATCCGGAAGCTCTGCATCAGCCGCCACGCCTCTTCAAACCATTCTCAACACGATCTTTAGGAACAAAAAGCTGGACTCAGACGCTTCTAACTCTCCATCTGATCAAACTAGGGAACTTCCTGCCACCGCTACAATGTTAGACCCCATTGTCCAACAGTTTACCCAAAATCCAAAAGAGAcattagaagaagaagatgaagacgACAGACCATATGATCCCGAAGAAGAGTATGACCCAAGTCTGGTCTTTAATGTGACAAAGAAGGCTGCTGACGAGATAATCAAACCTGAGGTCTGTAAGTCGACTGAGGTGGAAGCAGCTGAAACTGACGATGTGGAGTACGATCCTGAAGATGATTCGATTTTTGATGATGTCAAAACTGTGATACCGGCCCAAACTAAGCCCGTAGCTGAAAATGTGCCTGATGCAAAGATGATCCTGGAAAATCTTCGAAGAATTGGAGATCAAGCACTGCAGAAGCAGGCAGAACAGCAGACGTTGTCCACAGAGACAGCCGCCGCAGCTTTGTTACTTCCAGACACACTTGCCAGCAGTCACTTACTCCAACTTGGCAAGAAAGTTGAAGAACTAGTCAAGTCGTCAACGGTTGCTCCGCTTATCAACCAGAGAAGAGATCCAAGACAGAGCAGGGATCCTCGCCAGTCTGTGGGTGAACAGAAACAGTCTGAACCGGAACAAAAAGAGGAGCTGTCGTCTCCTCCTCCTTTAACCGAACCATCTCCTACCTCTGCACCTCTGGCACAAGAGCAATCTCCACCTAAAGTAGAAGTACATGCTGATGCCCCACAAGGTCCTGAGACTTCACTGGctcaggaggaggaaaaaagtgAGACGGCGCTTCCTTTCATGGACTCGGACAATGAAGAGGTTTCAATTCCTTTACTGGGAGAGGAGGTGGAACATAATATGGAGGTCAGCTACATGACCgatagaaaaaggaaaagagacgAAGACGACAAAGAGGAAACTGAAGTGGACAAATACAGCATTTGGCCAAATGCTGCCAGTATCTTAAAAGCTGGCGATGATTTAAAGTACGAGGAAAACAGCCAAGATGTCCCATCTTCGCGGTATCGCAGAGAGTCTGCAGACATCTCCACGGTAACGTCCGCCATCCCAGTACTCACTCAAAACACGGTGGCCGATGCTCACTCGCATCACATGCCGCACCACATGGCCTCCTTCAATAATGAATACCGACCGCCAGTCGATGTTCCACCACAGTCCAGCTTTGTCCCTCCCCACCCCATGCAAGGTCAGAACCTGATAATGAGGCCTCCGCCACAGTCTATGCTGCAACCCATGCAAGGTCCTCCTCTAATGTCCGGTCCTCCTTCGATGCAGGGGCCTCCCCCAGCTATCCACGTTCCTCCCTCTGTTCATGGTCCTCCCCCACGTCAAGTGGATGGCAGTCAGCAGTACGGCCCAACTCCGACATCCTACCCTCCCtatcaaaaccagaaccagtggCCGAACAACCAgcaccaacagcagcagccaCCTCCTCGACCACCAATACAAAACATCCTGCCGCCTAGGGGACCCCCTCTTCAATTCCCTCCAGTTTCTCAGAGAGCACCCCCTCCACAAATATTTGATCCTTCCATGACCCCTCAACACATTGGACTACAAGGCCCACCTCCAAACATTCACCCACCTCCAAACTTTGAAGGACAGAACAACTTACTGCCACCAAGATTCTCTAGTCCTATACCTCCTTTTAATTTCCCTGCTAACAGAGGTCCTCCTCCATCTTTCACAGGACCCCCACCATCTGCTCACTTTGATACCAGGCaccctcctcctgctctcttCCCAGGCCCCAGGGGTCCCCCACCAAATCAGCATTACAACAAAGACACTTCCAGTAACTCCTTCAATCCCAGTTTGGACCAGAATCCAAATCCTCCCCAATATTATAAAGAGAATCTTGGTCCTCCAGCACCTTCCGCTTATCGTGGACCTCCGCCCGACCAGTACGAGGATAGGAGAGGACTGCCTCCTAGCACGGAGTTGAGTGGACAGCTCTTCCAACCACATAACCAGTATGGCGGTTCAAGGCCACCGCCATCTTCACCGCTAGAGAGACGGTCTTTCGATGAACCCCGAGGACTCCCGGCTCCGGAAAATAGGCCGCATCTTTCTCAGATTTCAGAACGCTACCGTTTCGATTGGCATTCAGACGATCCCAGACCTGTTCGCCACGGCATGCCGCTTCTGCCACCATCTGTAGACGGACTACACGGCCCTCCCAGTCGCCACGGAGgccaaagtccagacctacCGAGGGAGGACCACTGGCGGCGTCTTTCTCCGGAAATGAGAAGGAGGAGTAGTGCCACCCATGATGATTTAGAGCCTCGCTCCGGAGAACGTGGAGAGCGTTTGAGTCGCTTTGACATACCACACAGAGAACTCAGTTCTGGCTCCTCACAGTCCTTAgaggagaggcagagagagctcTCTGAAGACCAtagaagggagagagagaaggaaagtCCTCACGGTGGCAGGCCCCCCTGGGATAGGGGGATAGGCAAGCGCTGGAGTCGGGAACAAGAGTGGGATAGAGGAAGGGAGAGGGAGCGGGAACCAGAGCGTGGAAGAGAAGGAGACCGGAGCAGGGGGAGGGACAGTGAGAAGACCAGGGACGCAGAGGGAGAGAGACACAGGGATCAAGACTCTGAGAAAAGGAGGGAGAGAGACAAGGagaaagaaagggagagagacagGGATAAGGATAAAGACAGGCCTCGGGAATCCGACCGGAAAGACTATGACCGCGACAGAGCGAGAAACCGAGACAGGGAGCGGGAACGAGACCGAAGACGAGATCGATCAAGAAGCAGAGACCGCGACCGTGGAAAAGACCGGGGAAGAGAGAGGGAACGAGAAAAACAGCGAGACAGAGAGCGGGACCGGGATCgcgaaagagagagagatcGAGATCGTGACAGAGATCAAGACAAGAggagcaaagaaaagaaagaggacaAGAGAGAGAGTAAACGCGATTCATCCAAGGAGAAAACTAAGAGTACAGACAATGACAAGCACTCTTCCTAG